gggagagggcCACGCGCGGCACCCACCGCGTAGTCCTCGTAGGGGATGGCAGCCCACTTCACCAGGCGCGAGACAATCTTGGAAGGGAAGAGGTGCTGGCACTCGCTGGACACTGGCACGACACCGTGCTCTGAAACGGAGGATGGGGCCGTGTGAGCGGGCGAGGGCTGGGGCCCAGcgctcctgccctgctgccagGGACGACACGCAGCCTGTGGCCGAGGACGCTCCGGGTGGCAGCAAAACCAGGACCTGGGGACAGTGTTGTCCCTCTGATGTCGTCACTGGGTGCTCAGACAGCAGCAGAGCCAGTCACGGTCATCGTGCCACCGGAGCACACAGCCTCAGCGGCACACGCCTGGCCCGCGTGTGGGTGCACAACACTTCTGGTGACAACTCACCTGCCACCAAGGCCTGAATTGATCCCTGGCACCAAGCTCACGAGCTGAGCCAGGGCAGCCCAAAATggctgctgggcagcaagaggggACACAGCCTACCCCCTGCACTGCCCTcaaagccctgctcccactgccagtgccgaggggacaggggacagctgGGATTGCCGACAGTGGCACTGCAGTGACACTCGCTTTGGCCTGCCCAGGGACACCGGTGGTGTTTGGACACAGGCCAGAAGCACAGGCCCAGAGGGAGGTGTGGAGGAGCTAGGAATGCCCCTGTGCCCACACATGAGAAGTGAAGGGGACAAAGGGATCTGTGACATCCTTCAGAGGGGGCCTCAGTCACCTCTCCGGCACAGGGTGACCTGCTGCCAGCCCATCCCCAGGCCGAGGGCAGGGAGCCGAACACTCACCCAGCGACGCAAATTGCTTGTGGAGAGCCAGGCGTGACTGCAGCCTCATCCGCAGCAGTTTCACCGTCATCTCCATGTGGCTCGCGCTCAGCGAGTTGTCCGCGGTGACTGTGTGCTGCGGGCAGCAGAGGCTGTCACCCAGTGGGCCCTTCGCTCACGTGGCACTGGGGACCTCCCTCCCGCCCTGGGGACAGGTGCACGCTCGTGTCGCTGCCCTTAACGAGCTGCTTAGCGCCAGTAAATGCGACAGGGCTCAGACCATCGCACGCGAGAGGTAAAATACAGTAGCACAACTCCATCGCGCTGATTCATCCCCATCAACTAACACTGGTCTGACCTGAGCGAGGGTGCTCGCTGGGCCCTCATGGTTTGGGAGCAGCCGGGGTGCAGCAGGGGGGACACAGCTGTCCCCAGCGCCTCCAGAAACCCAGGCCAGCCCCCGGGGGGTGGAAGGGGacagaagggaggggaaggagaggacatGCCTGAGGCTGGTCCTTGGGGAAATGCAGGCCGCCCAGCTTCTGCACCCACACGTAAGGATGCCCCAGCTCCGTCACGTAATCGCTCAAGGTCACGATGCTGcgggagcagagaggaagagttATCCCAGCCGTGACCTCGGCGATGCCAGGGCCGCTGTCCCCTGATGCCCCAGCAGTCCAGGCAGCCACCCAACAGCCACCCAATTTGCCCTGCCGTTCTGGAGAGGAGCGGCCGAGAGCCTGGCTCAGGGTGCTGCTGGCTCCGAGCCCCGCGGAGGGACGAGCCAGGCCCACGAGCGGGGCAGTCGCGCCAGCGGCCTGGCCGAGGCTGCGCGGGCAGAGTCGGGGCCTACGCACCCCACTTTATCGAACTGGAACTGGTTGGCTGGGTTCGGCGTTTTCTTCCCGTGGTCTCCCGGGTACAGGCAGCTCAGGAGGGAATCTGGGGAGAGCAGGTCTCTggcaggagaaggagggaggaggttAATCATTCATTAGCCTCTGCGTCTCTCTATAGCAACCATAAACAGGCTCTGAGTCCAGAAAACCAGATTAGGCTCCGCAAATAGGCCAGAAAAAGATCAGCCTCCTTCCTGGCCGTAAAGAAGCTAAAAATCACAAGGCACCATGTTCCCAGGGAGCTGCTCACAGTCTTCAGTGTGATTAATAGTGTGATTAAGTTCAGTGCATTAACTCTGAAACTTACTGATGACAGTCTGGGTATGCAGAAAACAAATCCAGCGTATGCAGGGCACGGCCCGATTGCCATTTACCACCCCACAAGCTAAAGCGGTGGTGGGGGGTCTCACGCTGGAGCGAGGCTGCCCCTCCAGCGCAGGATTCACGCCAGCAGGGTGGACGGACACCTGCCTGCCCAGTGGTTTCGGGTGCCCACAGCAAAGAGAAGTGCGAAGGGAAGGGGAGGCCTCGCATGGCCGCACTGGGGGCGGCAGCGCCTGCTTGCGGGTGCCCCAGGCCAgcctcacctgcctctctctctcaGGCACTTGCATCGGCCCCAGGCCGAGCCCTAGTGAGCTCCCGGCTCATCCGAGCATCCTGGGCAGGCTCCGGAGCTGCCGTTTCAGCCAGCCCTCACGCAAACCGGGCTTGAGCAGCCTCGCGGGGAGCCTGCGCGTAGGAAGCTGCATCCCCCACCCTCAGGACCAGGtgagctgctgagcagctggtAACGGCTGCACGAGGGAAGGAGGTGTTTTGGCTGCGAGATGCAGATTAACGTGCCGAGCAGCAGAAGCTGCTCCCAGCTCCCGACCAGGGAGTAACCCTTGGTCCAGCACCACGCTCCAAAGAGGCTCCCGGCCTCTTCCCTGCTTCCTCTGCCCGCTCAAGGACAGGCCAAGACAGCGCTTGGAAACTGCAGCTCTGCGCAACGGCCTCAAAGGTGCCCCGGGATGTTAAAACAGCATCTGCTGGGAGGTGCCTGCAAGGGGCCTCGCCAGGTGCGGAGCAGTCGCAGGGCCTGACTGTGCTTCTCCCTGCTCAGACCCCAGCTGAGCTTGACACCCTCCAAATCCTGTTCCAGGGACCGCAGGGCACGTGGCTGCCCCTTGGTGCCACGTCACTCTGCCAACAGGTCGCTCCAGAGTCCGGCAGGACCCCGCAGAGCCCAGAGTGACATCAGGGCTTTCGCAACGAGCTCCAGGCTCAGCACGCGGACCACGACCGAGCATGGGCTCTGCGCCCACGGGGCGTTCCTCACCCGGCGCTGATGGGGGTCGTCAGCTCGACAGCGGTGGTCACCTTGGTTTTCACCGTCATGACGTTGAGGTTCATCAGGTAGTAGAAGGTCAGGTGAAGCACATTCTCATCTGTGCCAAGAGAAGGAGGCAACGGggcttttctctgcagctctgagcgCGTGGGGCTCAGCGCTCCCTGGGGAGGGGAATATCTGTGCTCTTCCCCTGTCCCTGCAGTAAACAGGGCCGAGAGGCAACACAGAGAGATGCCTCTAATGCTGCTCTGTGGGCAGCTACCAGGCACCAACGTGGcctgcccgcacccgccactctCGCTGAGGGCTACAGCACCCCTAGGTCACTCCCCGATCCGCCGGCCGGCCCCACAACTTTGGGGGCTCTCTGCCAGGGGCCGCCGGCGCTCGCTCACCTTTGCATTTCACGTCGACGGTGACGGAGAGCGGGTGGCGCTTGAGCATCTCCTTGCGCTTGTCGTCCAGCTGCACGCCCAGCGTGGGCCGGCGCCGCTTCTAGGGAGAGCCGAGCAGAGCCATCAGCTCCCGCGGGCTCAGCACGGGTTCTGCTCAGGGCAGGGACGCTGgtgtccccccagccctggcagcgCCCCAGCATGCAAGACTCGGCGCAAAGGCGAGACAGTTCCTGAACCCACCGCCATCAAAAACAGCCTGTCGGAGGgctcatgtttctttttttttttggactttgGTTTCGGTGCCTTGATGCTCACACAGGGAGAGCAAAGGACCCCCAGTGGCAGCGAGGAAAAACCAGTTCCCAGACCCGCTTGGGCCTGTCTCTCTCAGCACCTCGCCATTAGCAGGTGCAGATTTCATTTGCCCGCACGGTGCTCAGAGAAGAGCCAACGCTGTCCCTTACCGTGGTCTGCTCCTCCTCCGCGTCTGAATCGCTCTCGTCATCTGCGCAAAGAGAGGGCCGTAAGCgagctccccaggcaggggcCCCGTGGCCCGGCTCAGCACCATGGCAAGGCGGCTCTCCCACCCGCAGCAGGGCCACCGAGCCCGGCTCCGTCCAGGACCgcagctccccacccagtgaggcaGCGTCCCCCCGCCAAAACGAGGCCCTAGTGAGACGCAGACAGGCAGGGACACGAGCCACTGCTTGGGGACGTCTCCCCACTACAGCATCCAACTCACCCTGTGAGTCCTCGGGTGGCTTGTACAGGGCTTTGGCTTCTTCGACGCTCCCTTCAATGGCTACGACAAGCTTCTTAtctgtaaaagaaacaaaaacaaagccatgAACCATGCTTCTGCGggggaaaagcaggaaaagaagctACGGGGAGCGCTGTCTGCCGCTAAGAGAGGTGCAGGGCTGGAGGCCGGACTGCAGCAGCTCACCACCCAAATTTAACCTTCCCGCTGCCCAGCTGGCTGCACTGCCACAATGGGATACTCCCCACCAGGAGCCCCCTGTAACAGGCGGGGAACAGGACCTGGGGTCGAGGGAACACCACATCTACCACTCTCACGCTGTTAGCCTCAAGTACAACCCCCAAAAGTTCCTTCCCTTGCGGTTTTCGCTAAGCCTGCGGACAGAAAGCAGGGTGCTGTCATGCCCTGAGAGGCTCCCGCTCCAAGACAGATCCCCTCGCGGCAGAGGGACCCCGAGGCCGCCACAGGGCAGGACTCCACTGGACAGGCTGGGCTTGGAGCACCATGCTGGTTTTTGGGGGACCCTCTCGAGAAGCCAGAAAGGCTGAATCGAAGCAAAAGCCTCccaaaagcagtgtttttgatGCGTGCCAGCGAGATCCACCCGCCGTGTGCCCACCCCGCCTCACTGTAGCCTCCCGTGGCCACGGGGAGCTCGGCGCCCGCCTCGGCCCCCACAGTGCTCACCGCAGGCCTGCCCGTAGGCGCTGGCTTGCACGAAGAGGACGTAGAGCGGGGGTGGCAGGTGCCGTGCTATCTCGTACTGCTTGTGCGCCTGGTCGAAGGGCATGAAGAGATACTCCTGGACAGGCAGGGAGGCCTGCAGAAAGAACGGGGATAATGTGCGTGGCTGGGGTCAGGTTGCCCTCCTCACCCACTCCTTCAGGTACCCCAAGGTGGTACGCGGGAGGCTGGAAACCAGCACAGGACCGGCTGTCGGCTTTTTAACACCGACCACAGTGAGTCCCCGAGGGGAGGACTTGCTGCTCTCCGCTGCTGGAAAACGTTTGGATCCGAGTCTAACCCAGTTccttctcctgctctgcccctccccAGCAGCCACGAGGGGCTGGAGCTGCGTTATCGGCCTCCGAGGAAAAGCCATTTAACCAACCCTcgagctgcagctctgcagggacagCCGCAGAGACAAGGAGACCGTGAAGGAAAGGCAGAGCACAGAGAGTAGCTTGGGCATCTCCAAAGGAGCTGCAGCCTTCAGACTCAGCCAGGTTTTGTTGTATCCAGCCTGGGCAGCTGCCCCGAGAGCCACGAGACGGGCAGGCATGGGCAGAGCGCCCCTTGGCAACTCCAACGCGACTCCAGCTAGTGCCCACAGCCCAGCTCCCTGTCCTGCAGGGCTCAGCCATTACCTGCATAATGCTGTTGAGTCGGGGCTGGAGGCTGCTCAGGTATTCCTTCTTCACCTCGATCTCCTTCAGGATCTTCTCCTTGTTGGACAGACACTCCTTGTATTTCTCTGCCAACCTGGGGATGGGAGATCGGTTACCACCACACATCGGCATCATGGAGCAAGTTCTGCTGCCAGCCGGGGCCTTCCTCAGTCCCAGCTCCTCTGACCCAAAACGTCACTGCAGGAACCAGGAGAGCTCAGACACTGATGGACAGGGACCTCTCCCAAGGCCAAGGGCAAACAGAGACAGAGACGAACTTGTTAGCACAGGAAAATAAACGGGAAGAACAACTCAAAGCTCAGCCCAGCGTTGTGCTCCGAGAAGGGAGAGCAGCCAGGCCTTTCCTCAGCAAATCTGTATCACCATCACGTTCACTTGCTTCACGTCATATCAACTGCTTCTACAAGTCAGCCTTGCAAGAAGGAGGGTTTAAGGCACTGGCAGCAGTCTCTCTGTCACTGGCTACAGAGCCGTTAAGACCCAGCTTGGCGTCAGCACACCCCTGCAGCCTCCTACGCAAAGCAGTGTTGAAGCCTGACCTTCAGCCACCAACGCAAGTTGCAAGTGGACACCAACAACTCCCAAACCATCAGAAAGTGCCCAAACTGTCACCCCCATCTGCTCTCACGGGGATTTGAGAAGCCATTTCCCCCACAACACGATAGGAAGTGCCAAATGCAAGGTGACGTCCCCAGACACGGTGGGACAAGAACTGGGAATGATGAAGCCTCTCAGTAACTCAACATGCAGCTGTAAGACAAGCTCCGTCCAGTTCCGTTTTGCCCTTTTCAGACTTTGCAAGGAAgattcattttttaagaaaatcctAAATATACACAGCACAAGTAAGTCCCACCAGGCAAAGTGAGCCAGGTTCGGTACAAAGGAGCCTGCGATGGGCTCGGACAGACAAACCACAAGCCGTAGGGAGCCATGCAACACCCACTGCAGCACATCTCACTGGGCTGCTGTGTTTAATTGCACTGCTCACACAGCATCTCTTTGCAGGCTTAGGCTGCTCTTTCTGGAAGGCCGGCCCTAGCTGCTGTAAGATCAGAAAAACTGTGTCACGTTTGCTGCATGCACAAGgcaagagctgctggagcagctgagcCACCTGGCCCTCCTGCACGGGCAGCTCCCCGCTGCGGTGAGGGTCAGGAGCACAGGCACGTGGCAGCCACAGAAGCACGAGGCCAGGCCACTGAGCTGGGTGTGGGCTCATGCATCAACTTGCCAAATCTGACCCTCGTGGCGCAGCACCGCAGCCCACGCGGGCACTTCTCTCACTTGTTTTATACTGTTTCAAGCAGGTGTTAATGTTTTTATGCCGGCGTTTGCTCCCATGGGAGCTGCGGAGCTCACTCTGAGGGTGCCGGCAGCAAGCGCTGCCCTGTGGCGTGGTAGAGGCGAGCCGGGCTGGCCCCGAGCCGGCACGGCGCCTGCTCACCGCTTGCGCTGCTCCAGCTCCCAGTCGAGGCGGGCGAGGGTCTGCTGGTGGGGCTCGGCCAGGGTGATCGCTGGGCGGCTGATTTCCGGCGGAGCCTCCCTGTAGAACTCCTCCAGGCTCACCAACTCGATCTCCTCGTGTTTCGATCTGCAGGGAAGGAAAGATGGGATCAGGGAAGGGCGGCGAATGCCTGCGCAGGGCTGAACTCAACTACACTTGCAGCAGAGCAGTCAGTGCTGATGTCCCAGGCCCTGGCTTTATGCTGCCACGCAAACAACCACAGCTGCAGTGAGTAAAACCACAACGTGTCACAGCAGAGGAGGGAAATGGATCTGAACAGGGTCGCGCCCATCACGGAGACACCCTCCCCACGCTCCTTGAGCAACTGGCTGAGACAACGCGACAAGAGATCCCGACCCCTCGAAGCCTCCCCCCGTTTTGGACCCGGTTGCTCCTCCCCGTCCGGACTCACTTGAACTCCAGGCACTTGGTGATCTCTTTCTGCAGGTGCATCACCTCGTAGAGCAGGTTCTGGAGCTGCAGGTGATACGCATCCACCTTCTGCTTCGCCTGAAAGACAAACGCGGCTGGTGACCCCGACGGCATGAGATAGAGCTGCACGCGCAAGCGGCGATACGGGGCCGTGATGCTGCTCTCCTCGGCCTGCGGCACCAGGAAGCGCCCTGGGGTGAGTCAGGGAGGGAGCTTTATCAGCTTTATTAGAGTCATTCCAGCCTGCTCCCTACCTCATGGGTTtgatctcttcctttcttcagccGGATGTGAGCCAAGCGGTTGAGTTTCTTGAGGGTCATGAAGTGGACACAGCTCTGGATGCGCCGCTCGTCTATCTCGGAAGCCTGAACGGCAGGAGAGGGGCGTTGGAGGCAGAAGACGAGAGTGGCGCACGCGGCCACCTCATATGTCTCAACACCCCTCGCAGCAGGGCTCCGACACGCCTTGAAGAGGGGAACCTTGGCCTGGACAACAGCCCCTTGGTCAAAGACCAAACGCCCCAGGTACAgcttattttattacttttaacaGAGACTGTCCTGTTTTCCTAATTCTTCCTAGAACGCTGCACggcttctgctcctgctcctcgcAGGTCAAGGAAAAGCATCACAGAAAAGCGCACGCGGAAAGCGAAGTGCCACGGTTTCTCCTTACGTTGTCCTTGACGCCTCTGCTCTTCAGCTCCTGGATTTCGGCCATGAGTCTCTGCAGCTCCTGGCAAGTCTCTTTGTACAGCTCGTAGTCTTTGATGGGGTCGCGCAGATCCACCTCACCCTCCTCGCTGTAGTACCGAGCATCCTGCAAGCGGCAAAAACGCCTCCTGAAGCGCCCCGGGGGGCAAAACGCTGGGTCTCAAGCGCTGCCTCAGCCCGGTTATCGCTTGCCAAAGGAGGCTTGGGCATGGGAAAGCGACTTGTTTAACAACTCGGGCCGCAACTGCCAGGAAAGTTCAGGCCCTTATATAGTCACTGTAAATAAAACATCTATATTGAGGTTGCGCACTTGCTTCTTCAATTTTAAATCCCACTTTGGCTGAAACTAAGTTATTCCGATGTCTGTGGGAATGTTTTGAGACAACATGCAAATCCTCAAGGGACCGGACAGCTGCAGACTTGCCTCTGTTGTGTCCCAAAAGGCAATGTTTGACTCCCAGGTATTGTGTTTCCTCCAGGAGGGGAAAACCAGCTTGGAAATTGAGAGTGGGAGTTTGGGAGGTGGTCAGATTTGGCCCATTCTGACCCCATTCGAGCTGCCCGAGTGGTGGAATGAATGAGGCCAAAAAAGGGAAGTTTTGATGCCAGCCCCTCATAACGCGGCAGGACAGAAGCACCCCGCGACCGCAGGCGGCTCCCCCCACTGCGCTGGGGGGGCGGGAGAGGCCACGGGGTGCCCCACCTGGTCAGCGTCGGCCTTGCCCCGCTTGCCCTCCTGCGGGCCCCCGTCGGTGCGGATCACTTTGGGCTTCCGCTTCTTGCTGGAGTCCGATGACATGGCGCTGCCGGGAGCTGCCCAGCCGGGCCGGAGAGCAGGGTGAGGGCCCGCGCGAGGCCACAGGCGCCGGGGCTCCCCTCCGCCAGGCCCTCCAACGACCCCCGACGCACCGGGGCCGCCCCATGTCTCCCAGGCCCCTGCCAGCCCCCCAACCCGCTGAGCTCCAGGGTCTGTCCCCTATCCCAGCTCTCCTGGCCCCCTGTCAGCCCCCCAACTCCCCAGAACCCCCCAAGCCGCCGAGCCTCCCCCCCATCTCAGCTCTCCTTGGGCCTTCCCAGCCCCCAGCTCGCCAGCCCCCAGGGCCTCCCCTGAATCCGCCGATCCCCGGggcctgcccccgcccccgccctcccGGTCGCCCAACCCGCGGGGCCCCCGACCGGCCAGGCCCTCGGTCCCCAGCGCACCggccccccaggacctccccgcgggccccggggcctccccccgcccggccgcctcgGCCCCTGCGCCCGCAACACGCCGCGCCCAGGCCCCGCTCGCCGCCTCTGCCGCCCCCCCGTCGGATTCCCCCCCCAGCCGCCGCCCCGCAgacccccgcggccgcgctcagCTCGgtcgctcccggccccggccccggccccggtcccgccACGGCCTCCGCGCTCACCGGGCAGCCCGCCTCAGCGCCACCCGGATGTGACGTCACGGAGCAGACGAGCGCGGCGCAGAGCGCCATCCCTGACAGGCGCCCTCTAGCGGGCACCGCCCGCCCGGAGGAGGacgggcagggggcggggcctgcgcgaGGGGTGGGGCCACATCCCGCCCCGCCCCCAAGCCctggcagcggggcggcggccctCGGGGGTCCGGACCCCTTGGGGGCACCGAGGGCGTGGGGGTGGGCCCGGGGGTGCAAGCGGAGCCCCTTGGTGTGGGGGGCACCCCCTGTGAGGGGGGCACCCATGGGCATAGGGGGACCTTGGTGCATGGGGGGCACCCATGGACATAGAGGGACCTTGGTGTACGGGGGCACccatgggcgggggggggtgcgGTGCATGGGGGGCATCCATGGGCATGGCGGGCGCACCCATGGACATAGGGGGACCTTGGTGTATAGGGGTCACCCATGGGCTTGGGGGTCCTCATTGTCACTGGGGGGCAGCCACCAGCATGGGGGGGGCCCGTGGTGTACAGGGGGCACCCATAGGCATGGGGGTCTGTGGCATACAGGAGGCACCCCTGAGCTTAGGGGGGGTGTGGTGTATGGGAGCCCCCCCTTGACCATGGGGGGCTCCTTGGGGTGGGGGGTCCCCCTTGGCATTGGGGGGCCCCTGGTACGGGAGGGCACCCTTGGGCATGGCAGCCCCTAGGGTGGGGGTCCCGTTGGCACTGGGGGGCATCCATGGGAGGCTCTTTGGGGTGGGGGGTTCCCCCTTGGCATTGGGGGGCACCCCTCAGTGTATGGGAGGCCCTTGGTGAGGGAGGGCACCCATGGGCATGGGGGGGCCCTTGGAGTGTGGGGGTGTCCCCATTGGCATTGGGGGGCACCTATGGGCATGAAGGGGCCCCCATGGGCATCAGAGGAGCAACCCGGGCTGGGGGGCTCCATTAGCCATGGGGGGCACCTGTGGGCAGGGGGGGCTCCTGGGGTGGGGGTGCCCATGGGCAGGGGGGACCCATcaccgctgccccccccggcccccgctcgcAGACAGGGCCACCCACGGGCACGTTGAACGTTTAATGGGTGCAGCCCGTCGTTAACAGCGTCCTCCAACGAACTCGGGGCTCCCAGCGGCGCCCGGCCACCACGGTCCCCTCCTGCCACCACCGTCACCTCCGGGGGCTGTGGTTGGTGCTGGGGACGCCCGCAGCCGGGAGAGCACCCACGGGTGGCCCcagctcccggccccgcgggggggcccgggggggccagAGGTGACCCGGGGGGTCCGGGCTCACTGCAGCGGCGAGATGGGCAGGGGGATCATGATGCGCGACTCCATGCTGCGGATCAGCGGCACTGCAAGGcggtggcggtggggggggagTCACCGTGGGTGCCCCCTGGCCGAGCACCCGCGggtgccccgccgccccgctcacccGTGTAGTAGACGTTCTCGTCCCAGCCGCTCTTGCGCCACGCCGCGTTCCTCGTCTCCTCGCGCGACTGCAGGTCCCGGTAGGCTGcggacggggggggacacggcggggtTGCACAGGGGTGCGGAGGCACCTGGCACCCACGGGTGGCCCCGGCAGCCGCTCACCCCAGAGGTGATGCACCACGTAGAGCTCGCCGATCTGGGAGAAAAAGCCGCCCACGGCCTCCTGGTTCTCCTGGCGGTACTTGATGGCCCGagccctgggggcgggggggagaggtgctggggggggcaggggccttcctcctcctcctcctcctcctcctcctcctccagccatgCATCCATGGCCCCGGGGAACGCATGGGGGAAccagggagcagaggggagctcgcagggatgggggggaaactgaggcagggaccaagggggaaactgaggcagggactggggtgggggggggaactgAGGCAGGGACTTGGGCGGGGGGAAACTGAGGGAGGGACCGggggggccaggggaaactgaggcagggactGGGGTGGCTCCTTACCAGTTATTGCCCCACTCGATCATGGTCCCCGGCTGGAAAGGGAGGAGCAAACTGGCGCTTGAGCTGGCGggtgccccccccgccacccccccacgGGGCCACACTCGCCTTGAGCTTGTAGGTCCTCAGCTCGTAGACGTGGGGcccgcgccggggcaggggcTCGTTCCAGAAGCTGAACTCGAGCAGCAGCTGGTTGCGGCGGGCCAGGAGCAGGCGGCTGCGCTCGCGCTGGAAGGCCACGTACTcctgcgggagccgggggggccgtggggatGCTGGGgacgccgccccccgccccggccccggccccccgcccgcggcgctaCCTGGTTCTGCTTCAGCTTGCGCATGCACTCGGTGAGCGCCGGGTAGCCGCCGGAGAAGCGCCAGAGGTGCACTGCAAGGACAGGGCGCCCGCGGGGTGCcggccggcccgggggggcccacCGGCACCGCGACagagccccgggggggctccgctCGGCCGCTTTCTGCCCCCGCAaccgcgccctccctcgcccgcGCGGCTGCGCCCACCTGCCTGGTCCTGCTCGCCGTACCACGTGTTCCAGCTGCCCACCAGCGCGCAGGGGTACTCGGCGTCCGCGTGCAGCTTGGGCAGCGCCTCCTCCCTGCGGGGGCACACACGGCTTgcggggacccccccgcgccccccgccccggcacccccGCCCTCGGCCTCGCCGAGAGCTCCTCGCGCCCATCTCACGCCAGAGCTCCTCGCGCCCATCTCGCCGCAGGGGAAACCGAGGCCCGGAGGCGCCGGGGAGCGGGCAGGACCCGCGGCGGCTCACGGAGCAGCTCGCCGGGGGGTCCCGCAGCCCCGCACCGGCCGGAgcagccccccggtgccccccccggcccgggggctggcggcgcgggagggagggaggctcaCGTCAGGCTGTTGTAGGCGTCCAGGCACTCGGGCTTCACGTTGTGAACTGCGGGACGGAGGGCGAGCGGGTGAGAGCGGCAGCCGAGggccccggcggggcgcaggactggggcgcggaggggcccccccgccccccccgggccgctcACACTGGATCTTGTAGAGGTTGCTGGTCTCCTTCTTGGCCAGGAGGTTGGAGTGAGCGTCCTTGCGGGGATCCACCTTGTGCACGAAGAGCGAGCGCAGCCAGCTGCCCTCGGCCGTCCCCGCGTAGCCCCTGCGCGAGGCCGCCGTCACCGGCGGGGCggcagctccccccgccccgtACCCCGGGGGGACAGGCggtgccggggggccgcgggcgctggcCGGACCTTGGCCCGCCGCGCGGCGGCTGGTAACGCATtaaccgcggcggcggcggggtaaACAACCGCCCTGGGCGGTGCGGGGCGCTGCCAGGCCCGgccggggccctgcggggggacgggggacatggccaggggctgccctgcctgggggggccgggggacgCGGGGAGGGACGGAGGGGAGGGGGCGTGAGGGGGCGGtggcaggggaggagggcagggatgggggacaaggggatggggggaggcaggggatgggggacaagggggatgggggacatgggggaaaGGGGATGAAGGGACATGGGATGCGGGGACAAGAAGGCAGGGGGACAATGATATGGGGTGACAAGGGGACGAGGGGACACAGGATCGGGGACAAGGGCTGGGGGACAAGGGAGACAAGAGGCCGAGGGGACACGGGATGGGGGACAGGGGCTGGGGGACAAGGGGGACAAGGGATAGGGGGACAAGGCTGGGGGTACAAGGGAGACAAGAGGCTGAGGGGACAGGGGATGGGGGATGAgaggacggggatggggacaaaGGGTGGGGCACAaggggacagggggacagggtTGGGGGGAcgagggga
This is a stretch of genomic DNA from Dromaius novaehollandiae isolate bDroNov1 chromosome 17, bDroNov1.hap1, whole genome shotgun sequence. It encodes these proteins:
- the THOC5 gene encoding THO complex subunit 5 homolog, which gives rise to MSSDSSKKRKPKVIRTDGGPQEGKRGKADADQDARYYSEEGEVDLRDPIKDYELYKETCQELQRLMAEIQELKSRGVKDNASEIDERRIQSCVHFMTLKKLNRLAHIRLKKGRDQTHEAKQKVDAYHLQLQNLLYEVMHLQKEITKCLEFKSKHEEIELVSLEEFYREAPPEISRPAITLAEPHQQTLARLDWELEQRKRLAEKYKECLSNKEKILKEIEVKKEYLSSLQPRLNSIMQASLPVQEYLFMPFDQAHKQYEIARHLPPPLYVLFVQASAYGQACDKKLVVAIEGSVEEAKALYKPPEDSQDDESDSDAEEEQTTKRRRPTLGVQLDDKRKEMLKRHPLSVTVDVKCKDENVLHLTFYYLMNLNVMTVKTKVTTAVELTTPISAGDLLSPDSLLSCLYPGDHGKKTPNPANQFQFDKVGIVTLSDYVTELGHPYVWVQKLGGLHFPKDQPQHTVTADNSLSASHMEMTVKLLRMRLQSRLALHKQFASLEHGVVPVSSECQHLFPSKIVSRLVKWAAIPYEDYAELPYTRDVLEAGLAEDTHLYYMALIERGTAKLQAAVVLNPGYSTLPPIFSLCLNWKGERTGSNDDNIRAMESEVNVSYKELWGPKPGYQLLTNQLQRLCMVLDVYLETESHDTSVEGPKEFPQEKMCLRLVRGPTRMKPFKFNYPQGFFSHR
- the NIPSNAP1 gene encoding protein NipSnap homolog 1, with protein sequence MAAARAGGSAARRLRAGGAARGYAGTAEGSWLRSLFVHKVDPRKDAHSNLLAKKETSNLYKIQFHNVKPECLDAYNSLTEEALPKLHADAEYPCALVGSWNTWYGEQDQAVHLWRFSGGYPALTECMRKLKQNQEYVAFQRERSRLLLARRNQLLLEFSFWNEPLPRRGPHVYELRTYKLKPGTMIEWGNNWARAIKYRQENQEAVGGFFSQIGELYVVHHLWAYRDLQSREETRNAAWRKSGWDENVYYTVPLIRSMESRIMIPLPISPLQ